The following are encoded together in the Streptomyces asoensis genome:
- a CDS encoding tetratricopeptide repeat protein: MGRWVVVGALVGCLVLGCGALLLLPGGESGPRRAPAPAPGAQAGSAVRAGVPAALPDLAVLIGERESRVRAHPRDARSWAVLGTAYVEQGRRTADAAALYPKAERALRTSLKVRPKANAEALDGLAALANARRDFRAARSWGEAARAQAPARWTTYAQLVDAYTGLGEYKNARKALDRLTALHSGPAVRARAAGVYWDRGLREDAQAALADAAAGAPSPAERAAWLERAGQLAWERGEREDALRHFKEAVRTDPDQRAAHAGQGRALAALGRTSEALSAYQVALAGQPLPQYALELGELYESLGLTQAARVQYDLLRERVRQESAGGVDGELVLGRFEADHGDPASAVRRLRAEWQRQPGIAVADALGWALHRSGDDHEALRFAMIATDRVHGGAVYSAPYMYHLGMIERDLEREGPARRHLAEALRINPWFSPLSVPVARAALARLGGEPAPAELPE; encoded by the coding sequence TTGGGGCGGTGGGTGGTTGTCGGGGCGCTCGTGGGGTGTCTCGTGCTGGGCTGCGGAGCGCTGCTGCTGCTGCCCGGCGGGGAGTCCGGGCCCCGGCGGGCGCCCGCGCCGGCGCCGGGGGCGCAGGCGGGCAGCGCGGTCCGGGCCGGGGTGCCGGCCGCGCTGCCGGATCTGGCGGTGCTGATCGGCGAACGCGAGAGCCGGGTGCGGGCGCATCCACGGGACGCGCGGTCCTGGGCGGTGCTCGGCACGGCCTATGTCGAGCAGGGCCGGCGCACCGCCGACGCCGCCGCGCTGTACCCGAAGGCGGAGCGGGCACTGCGGACCTCGCTGAAGGTCCGTCCGAAGGCCAACGCCGAGGCCCTCGACGGTCTGGCGGCGCTGGCCAACGCGCGCCGCGACTTCCGGGCGGCCCGCTCCTGGGGCGAGGCCGCGCGCGCTCAGGCGCCCGCCCGCTGGACGACGTACGCGCAGCTCGTCGACGCGTACACCGGGCTCGGCGAGTACAAGAACGCCCGCAAGGCCCTGGACCGGCTGACGGCGCTGCACTCGGGTCCCGCCGTGCGGGCCCGGGCGGCGGGCGTCTACTGGGACCGGGGGCTGCGCGAGGACGCCCAGGCCGCGCTGGCCGACGCGGCGGCCGGCGCCCCGTCCCCCGCCGAGCGGGCCGCCTGGCTGGAGCGGGCGGGACAGCTGGCGTGGGAGCGCGGTGAGCGCGAGGACGCGCTGCGGCACTTCAAGGAGGCGGTCAGGACCGATCCGGACCAGCGGGCCGCACACGCCGGGCAGGGCAGGGCACTGGCGGCCCTCGGGCGGACGTCGGAGGCGCTGAGCGCCTACCAGGTGGCGCTCGCCGGGCAGCCGCTGCCGCAGTACGCGCTGGAGCTGGGCGAGCTGTACGAGTCGCTGGGGCTCACCCAGGCGGCGCGCGTGCAGTACGACCTGCTGCGGGAGCGGGTCCGGCAGGAGTCGGCGGGCGGGGTGGACGGGGAGCTGGTGCTCGGCCGGTTCGAGGCGGACCACGGGGATCCGGCGTCGGCGGTACGGCGGCTGCGGGCCGAGTGGCAGCGGCAGCCCGGGATCGCCGTCGCGGACGCGCTGGGCTGGGCGCTGCACCGGTCCGGGGACGATCACGAGGCGCTGCGGTTCGCCATGATCGCCACGGACCGGGTGCACGGGGGCGCGGTCTACAGCGCGCCGTACATGTACCACCTGGGCATGATCGAGCGGGATCTGGAGCGGGAGGGGCCGGCCCGGCGTCACCTCGCGGAGGCGCTGCGGATCAACCCCTGGTTCTCGCCGCTGTCCGTCCCGGTGGCCCGTGCGGCGCTGGCGCGGCTGGGCGGCGAGCCCGCCCCGGCCGAGCTGCCCGAGTAG
- the hppD gene encoding 4-hydroxyphenylpyruvate dioxygenase has protein sequence MTQTTHHTPDTARQADPFPVKGMDAVVFAVGNAKQAAHYYSTAFGMKLVAYSGPETGSRETASYVLTNGSARFVLTSVIKPATPWGEFLERHVAEHGDGVVDLAIEVPDARAAYAYAIEHGARSVAEPYELKDEHGTVVLAAIATYGETRHTLVDRSGYDGPYLPGFAAAEPIVAPPAHRTFQAIDHCVGNVELGRMNEWVGFYNKVMGFTNMKEFVGDDIATEYSALMSKVVADGTLKVKFPINEPAIAKKKSQIDEYLEFYGGAGVQHIALNTNDIVQTVRTMRAAGVQFLDTPDSYYDTLGEWVGDTRVPVDTLRELKILADRDEDGYLLQIFTKPVQDKPTVFFEIIERHGSMGFGKGNFKALFEAIEREQDKRGNL, from the coding sequence ATGACGCAGACCACACACCACACTCCCGACACCGCCCGGCAGGCCGATCCCTTCCCGGTCAAGGGAATGGACGCGGTCGTCTTCGCCGTGGGCAACGCCAAGCAGGCGGCGCACTACTACTCCACCGCCTTCGGCATGAAGCTGGTCGCCTACTCCGGACCGGAGACGGGCAGCCGCGAGACCGCCTCGTACGTGCTCACGAACGGCTCCGCCCGTTTCGTCCTGACGTCCGTCATCAAGCCCGCCACCCCGTGGGGCGAGTTCCTCGAACGGCACGTGGCCGAGCACGGCGACGGCGTCGTCGACCTCGCCATCGAGGTCCCGGACGCGCGGGCCGCGTACGCCTACGCGATCGAGCACGGCGCCCGCTCGGTCGCCGAGCCGTACGAGCTGAAGGACGAGCACGGCACCGTCGTCCTCGCCGCGATCGCCACCTACGGCGAGACCCGCCACACCCTCGTCGACCGCTCCGGCTACGACGGCCCCTACCTCCCCGGGTTCGCCGCCGCCGAGCCGATCGTCGCACCGCCGGCCCACCGCACCTTCCAGGCGATCGACCACTGCGTCGGCAACGTCGAGCTCGGCCGGATGAACGAGTGGGTCGGCTTCTACAACAAGGTCATGGGCTTCACGAACATGAAGGAGTTCGTGGGCGACGACATCGCCACCGAGTACTCCGCCCTGATGTCGAAGGTCGTCGCGGACGGGACCCTGAAGGTCAAGTTCCCGATCAACGAGCCCGCCATCGCCAAGAAGAAGTCCCAGATCGACGAGTACCTGGAGTTCTACGGCGGCGCCGGCGTCCAGCACATCGCGCTCAACACCAACGACATCGTGCAGACCGTACGGACGATGCGGGCGGCCGGGGTCCAGTTCCTCGACACCCCCGACTCCTACTACGACACCCTCGGCGAGTGGGTCGGCGACACCCGCGTCCCCGTCGACACCCTGCGCGAACTGAAGATCCTCGCCGACCGCGACGAGGACGGCTACCTGCTCCAGATCTTCACCAAGCCGGTCCAGGACAAGCCGACCGTCTTCTTCGAGATCATCGAACGGCACGGCTCGATGGGCTTCGGCAAGGGCAACTTCAAGGCCCTGTTCGAGGCCATCGAGCGCGAGCAGGACAAGCGCGGCAACCTCTAG
- a CDS encoding Lrp/AsnC family transcriptional regulator produces MAIDRLDGRIIVLLAREPRLGVLEMSRRLGVARGTVQARLDRLQSNGVIRGFGPEVDPAALGYPVTAFATLQIRQGQGADVRAHLGTVPEVLELHTTTGTGDMLCRLVARSNADLQRVIDLVVGFDGIVRASTAIVMENAVPLRIIPLVEQAAEDDRARP; encoded by the coding sequence GTGGCGATCGATCGACTGGACGGACGGATCATCGTGCTGCTCGCCCGGGAGCCGCGCCTGGGGGTGCTGGAGATGTCCCGGCGGCTGGGCGTGGCGCGCGGGACGGTGCAGGCGCGGCTGGACCGGCTTCAGTCGAACGGAGTCATCCGGGGATTCGGACCCGAGGTCGATCCGGCGGCGCTCGGCTACCCGGTCACCGCGTTCGCCACCCTCCAGATCCGGCAGGGGCAAGGGGCCGACGTACGGGCCCACTTGGGGACCGTGCCGGAGGTGCTGGAGCTGCACACCACCACCGGCACCGGGGACATGCTGTGCCGGCTCGTGGCCCGCTCCAACGCCGATCTCCAGCGGGTGATCGACCTGGTCGTCGGTTTTGATGGGATCGTCCGGGCCTCCACCGCGATCGTGATGGAGAACGCCGTTCCGCTGCGGATCATCCCGCTGGTGGAGCAGGCGGCCGAGGACGACCGGGCGAGGCCCTGA
- a CDS encoding ABC transporter permease — protein sequence MSFWEYLGSRHQQLLTDAYQHASVVFQCMVMATLLGVVIGVVTYRSGWAGNLATVGTSAILTVPSLAMIGLLIPLVGLGVPPTVIALTLYGLLPVVRNAIVGLRGVDPTLVDAARGIGMSSATRLLRVELPLAWPPILTGIRVSTQMLMGIAAIAAYASGPGLGNEIFRGIASLGSKNALNQVLAGTLGIIVLALLFDAAYVLIGRLTIPRGIRV from the coding sequence GTGAGCTTCTGGGAGTACCTCGGCAGCCGACACCAGCAGCTGCTCACCGACGCCTACCAACACGCCAGCGTCGTCTTCCAGTGCATGGTCATGGCCACCCTGCTGGGTGTCGTGATCGGCGTCGTCACCTACCGCAGCGGCTGGGCGGGCAACCTCGCCACCGTCGGCACCTCCGCGATCCTCACCGTCCCGTCGCTCGCGATGATCGGTCTGCTGATCCCGCTCGTGGGGCTCGGGGTGCCGCCCACGGTGATCGCGCTGACCCTGTACGGGCTGCTGCCGGTGGTGCGCAACGCCATCGTGGGGCTGCGCGGGGTCGATCCCACGCTCGTGGACGCGGCCCGGGGCATCGGGATGTCCTCGGCGACGCGGCTGCTGCGGGTCGAGCTGCCGCTCGCCTGGCCGCCGATCCTGACCGGGATCCGGGTCTCCACCCAGATGCTGATGGGCATCGCCGCCATCGCCGCGTACGCCTCCGGGCCCGGCCTCGGCAACGAGATCTTCCGGGGCATCGCCTCCCTGGGCAGCAAGAACGCGCTCAACCAGGTCCTGGCGGGCACGCTCGGGATCATCGTCCTGGCCCTGCTGTTCGACGCCGCGTACGTCCTCATCGGACGGCTGACGATTCCCAGGGGGATCCGTGTCTGA
- a CDS encoding betaine/proline/choline family ABC transporter ATP-binding protein (Members of the family are the ATP-binding subunit of ABC transporters for substrates such as betaine, L-proline or other amino acids, choline, carnitine, etc. The substrate specificity is best determined from the substrate-binding subunit, rather than this subunit, as it interacts with the permease subunit and not with substrate directly.) encodes MSETESGAGSGAGAHGATIELVNLTKRYPGNSVPAVDNVSMEIKAGETVIFVGPSGCGKSTTLKMINRLIEPTGGRIRIDGEDVTDMDPVRLRRKIGYAIQSSGLFPHMTVAQNIALVPRMTGWPKARIRDRVEEMLDLVGLDPGEFHGRYPRQLSGGQQQRVGVARALAADPPVLLMDEPFGAVDPITRDHLQDELIRLQHELHKTIVFVTHDFDEAIKLGDRIAVLRERSHIAQFDTPEAILTNPADDFVSGFVGAGAALKRLNLSRVRDVEITEYPTVSVDDPLQTIFNRLRSSGTNEILLLDQRRRPYKWLRRGDLMRARGSLARAGTLVSDTVTRDATLRDALEAVLTDNTGRVAVTGRRGEYTGVVDMETLLNSVHELLEADRLEALEAQHELEEARAAQTHAEQEGPGGEAKA; translated from the coding sequence GTGTCTGAGACCGAGTCCGGGGCCGGCTCCGGGGCGGGCGCCCACGGGGCGACGATCGAGCTGGTCAACCTCACCAAGCGCTACCCGGGCAACTCCGTGCCCGCCGTCGACAACGTCTCCATGGAGATCAAGGCGGGCGAGACCGTCATCTTCGTCGGCCCGTCGGGCTGCGGGAAGTCGACCACCCTGAAGATGATCAACCGGCTGATCGAGCCGACCGGCGGCCGTATCCGCATCGACGGCGAGGACGTCACCGACATGGACCCGGTGCGGCTGCGCCGCAAGATCGGGTATGCGATCCAGTCCTCCGGGCTCTTCCCGCACATGACGGTCGCCCAGAACATCGCGCTCGTGCCGCGGATGACCGGCTGGCCGAAGGCGCGGATCCGGGACCGGGTGGAGGAGATGCTCGACCTCGTCGGACTCGACCCGGGCGAGTTCCACGGCCGCTATCCGCGCCAGCTGTCCGGCGGACAGCAGCAACGGGTGGGCGTGGCGCGGGCCCTGGCCGCGGATCCGCCCGTCCTGCTGATGGACGAGCCGTTCGGCGCGGTCGACCCGATCACCCGCGACCACCTCCAGGACGAGCTGATCCGGCTCCAGCACGAGCTGCACAAGACGATCGTCTTCGTCACCCACGACTTCGACGAGGCCATCAAGCTGGGCGACCGGATCGCGGTGCTGCGCGAGCGCTCGCACATCGCCCAGTTCGACACCCCGGAGGCGATCCTCACCAACCCGGCGGACGACTTCGTCTCCGGGTTCGTCGGGGCGGGGGCGGCGCTGAAGCGGCTCAATCTGAGCCGGGTGCGGGACGTGGAGATCACCGAGTATCCGACGGTGAGCGTCGACGACCCGCTCCAGACGATCTTCAACCGGCTCCGCTCCAGCGGGACGAACGAGATCCTCCTCCTCGACCAGCGCCGGCGGCCCTACAAGTGGCTGCGCCGCGGGGACCTGATGCGCGCCAGGGGCTCCCTCGCGCGCGCCGGGACCCTGGTCAGCGACACGGTGACCCGCGACGCCACCCTGCGGGACGCGCTGGAGGCGGTGCTCACCGACAACACCGGGCGCGTCGCGGTCACCGGGCGGCGCGGCGAGTACACCGGGGTCGTCGACATGGAGACGCTGCTGAACTCCGTGCACGAACTGCTGGAGGCGGACCGGCTGGAGGCGCTGGAGGCGCAGCACGAACTGGAGGAGGCCCGGGCCGCGCAGACGCACGCCGAGCAGGAGGGCCCGGGCGGGGAGGCGAAGGCATGA
- a CDS encoding ABC transporter permease — protein MSAPGRAEVDAGPDGTSGPREQDGPEASPALPSAPHRRRLGWQKLTFLPAFLVALLLATWLWFQQADLDPISENALSNGQVSKALWQQVRLTAISTFFVLIIAIPLGILLTRGALRRATPFAMAIANMGQATPAIGLLALLVIWLGTGTKAALVGIIAYAILPVLANTVAGLKSNDPTLLEAARGIGMSPLGVLRRVELPLAVPLILAGVRTALVLNVGTATLATFGGGGGLGVLITTGITNQRMPVLVLGSILTVSLALLVDWLASLAEVLLRPRGLDADA, from the coding sequence ATGAGCGCCCCCGGCCGGGCGGAGGTGGACGCCGGCCCCGACGGGACGTCCGGACCGCGGGAGCAGGACGGCCCGGAGGCTTCCCCCGCCCTGCCGTCCGCACCGCACCGCCGCCGCCTCGGCTGGCAGAAGCTGACCTTCCTGCCGGCCTTCCTCGTCGCCCTGCTGCTCGCCACCTGGCTCTGGTTCCAGCAGGCGGACCTGGACCCGATCTCCGAGAACGCGCTGTCGAACGGGCAGGTGTCGAAAGCCCTGTGGCAGCAGGTGCGGCTGACCGCGATCTCCACCTTCTTCGTGCTGATCATCGCCATCCCGCTCGGCATCCTGCTGACCCGCGGGGCGCTGCGCAGGGCCACGCCGTTCGCGATGGCCATCGCCAACATGGGGCAGGCGACCCCGGCGATCGGTCTGCTCGCCCTGCTGGTGATCTGGCTGGGCACGGGGACGAAGGCCGCCCTGGTCGGCATCATCGCCTACGCGATCCTGCCGGTGCTCGCCAACACCGTGGCGGGCCTGAAGTCCAACGACCCGACGCTGCTGGAGGCGGCCCGCGGCATCGGCATGTCCCCCCTGGGGGTGCTGCGCAGGGTCGAGCTGCCGCTGGCCGTCCCGCTGATCCTGGCCGGTGTGCGCACGGCGCTGGTCCTCAACGTCGGCACGGCGACCCTGGCGACCTTCGGCGGGGGCGGCGGGCTGGGCGTGCTGATCACCACCGGCATCACCAACCAGCGGATGCCGGTGCTGGTGCTCGGCTCGATCCTGACCGTCTCGCTGGCCCTGCTCGTCGACTGGCTGGCCTCGCTCGCCGAGGTGCTGCTGCGGCCGCGGGGCCTGGACGCGGACGCATGA
- a CDS encoding glycine betaine ABC transporter substrate-binding protein — protein MRRARPVIAGTLVLLACCAPAGCGLTSGSPMVDDVSPGSIGQGEPLKGAHLTVTSKSFTENLVLGAMMGIAFQAAGADVLDRTGIQGSIGSREAVRNGDADAMYEYTGTAWITYQGNSEPIPDPQQQWQAVHDADLKNGVTWLPPSRLNNTYALAMNQANFAKYRTRTLSQVAALSKSDPSAVTLCVEGEFANRADGLPGMEKAYGMSVPASRVTQMDTGIIYTQIQKGACTYGEVFTTDGRIKSMNLVVMADDKKFFPNYNAAPVINSRTLKEWPAIATVIDPVTRKLDNKVAQDLNAKVDVDGEDPHQVALDWMKQEGFVK, from the coding sequence ATGAGGCGCGCCCGCCCGGTGATCGCCGGGACCCTGGTGCTGCTGGCCTGCTGCGCGCCGGCCGGCTGCGGGCTCACCAGTGGCTCCCCCATGGTGGACGACGTCTCGCCCGGGTCGATCGGACAGGGCGAGCCCCTCAAGGGCGCGCACCTCACCGTGACGTCCAAGTCGTTCACCGAGAACCTCGTCCTCGGCGCGATGATGGGCATCGCCTTCCAGGCGGCCGGCGCGGACGTCCTGGACCGCACCGGCATCCAGGGCTCCATCGGCTCGCGCGAGGCGGTCAGGAACGGTGACGCCGACGCCATGTACGAGTACACCGGCACCGCGTGGATCACCTACCAGGGCAACAGCGAGCCGATCCCCGACCCGCAGCAGCAGTGGCAGGCCGTGCACGACGCCGACCTGAAGAACGGCGTGACCTGGCTGCCGCCCTCGCGGCTGAACAACACCTACGCGCTGGCCATGAACCAGGCGAACTTCGCGAAGTACCGCACCAGGACGCTGTCACAGGTGGCCGCGCTGTCCAAGTCCGACCCGAGCGCCGTGACGCTCTGCGTGGAGGGCGAGTTCGCCAACCGGGCGGACGGGCTGCCCGGCATGGAGAAGGCGTACGGGATGTCCGTGCCGGCGTCCCGGGTCACGCAGATGGACACCGGGATCATCTACACCCAGATCCAGAAGGGGGCGTGCACCTACGGGGAGGTGTTCACCACCGACGGGCGCATCAAGTCCATGAACCTGGTGGTGATGGCGGACGACAAGAAGTTCTTCCCCAACTACAACGCGGCGCCCGTGATCAACTCCCGGACGCTGAAGGAGTGGCCGGCGATCGCCACCGTCATCGACCCGGTGACGAGGAAGCTGGACAACAAGGTCGCCCAGGACCTGAACGCCAAGGTGGACGTCGACGGGGAGGACCCCCACCAGGTGGCGCTGGACTGGATGAAGCAGGAGGGCTTCGTGAAGTAG
- a CDS encoding S16 family serine protease codes for MLSRLSRPKALTVCAVPLVALLATAAFAPLPFSVAQPGMTANVLGENKGTPVITITGAPVRTTSGQLRMTTIEATNPDTDVRLADVVDGWFRTDQAIMPHDSVYPGGENTKEIERHNTQQMRESQDAATEAALKYLDLRGQGVKVTLTLADVGGPSAGLLFSLGIVDKLDGDGSGGDLTGGRTIAGTGTIDTDGKVGAVGGVALKTQAARRDGATVFLVPRAECSDARADLPEGLRLIPVSTLKGAVDALVALEKGKGSVPSC; via the coding sequence GTGCTCTCTCGCCTCTCACGTCCCAAGGCCCTCACCGTCTGCGCTGTGCCCCTCGTGGCGCTGCTCGCGACGGCCGCTTTCGCGCCGCTGCCGTTCTCGGTCGCGCAGCCGGGCATGACGGCGAACGTGCTCGGCGAGAACAAGGGCACCCCGGTCATCACGATCACCGGCGCGCCCGTCCGCACGACGAGCGGGCAGCTGCGGATGACGACGATCGAGGCGACCAACCCCGACACCGACGTCAGGCTCGCGGACGTCGTCGACGGCTGGTTCCGCACCGACCAGGCGATCATGCCGCACGACTCCGTGTACCCCGGAGGGGAGAACACGAAGGAGATCGAGCGGCACAACACGCAGCAGATGCGCGAGTCGCAGGACGCCGCGACCGAGGCCGCGCTGAAGTACCTGGACCTGCGCGGCCAGGGCGTGAAGGTCACCCTGACCCTCGCCGACGTGGGCGGTCCCAGCGCCGGGCTGCTGTTCTCGCTCGGCATCGTCGACAAGCTCGACGGCGACGGCAGCGGCGGTGACCTCACCGGCGGCCGCACGATCGCCGGCACGGGCACCATCGACACCGACGGGAAGGTCGGCGCGGTCGGCGGGGTGGCCCTCAAGACGCAGGCCGCCCGGCGGGACGGGGCGACCGTGTTCCTGGTGCCCAGGGCCGAGTGCTCCGACGCCCGGGCCGACCTGCCCGAGGGGCTGCGCCTGATTCCGGTCAGCACGCTGAAGGGCGCCGTGGACGCGCTGGTCGCCCTGGAGAAGGGGAAGGGCTCGGTACCGAGCTGCTAG
- a CDS encoding IclR family transcriptional regulator: MTAETSQTLDRGLKVLKLLADTDHGLTVTELSNKLGVNRTVVYRLLATLEQHALVRRDLGGRARVGLGVLRLGRQVHPLVREAALPALRSLAEDIGATAHLTLVDGTEALAVAVVEPTWTDYHVAYRAGFRHPLDRGAAGRAILFARQNPARADEPGYTLTHGELEAGASGAAAPLLGVTGVEGSVGVVMLADAVPERVGPRVVDAAREVAEALR, translated from the coding sequence GTGACCGCGGAGACCTCCCAGACGCTCGATCGAGGACTGAAGGTCCTCAAGCTGCTGGCCGACACCGACCACGGGCTGACCGTCACCGAACTTTCCAACAAACTGGGCGTCAACCGGACGGTCGTGTACCGGTTGCTCGCCACCCTGGAGCAGCACGCACTCGTACGACGTGACCTGGGCGGACGAGCCAGGGTCGGCCTCGGAGTGCTGCGGCTCGGCCGCCAGGTGCATCCGCTGGTGCGGGAGGCCGCACTGCCCGCGCTGCGCTCGCTCGCCGAGGACATAGGGGCGACCGCCCATCTGACCCTGGTCGACGGGACGGAGGCGCTCGCCGTCGCCGTCGTCGAGCCGACCTGGACCGACTACCACGTGGCCTACCGGGCCGGGTTCCGGCATCCGCTGGACCGCGGCGCCGCGGGCCGGGCGATCCTCTTCGCCCGGCAGAACCCGGCGCGTGCGGACGAACCGGGCTACACGCTGACGCACGGCGAGCTGGAGGCCGGCGCGAGCGGCGCCGCCGCCCCGCTGCTCGGCGTGACCGGCGTCGAGGGCAGCGTGGGCGTCGTGATGCTGGCCGACGCGGTGCCGGAGCGGGTGGGGCCGCGGGTCGTCGACGCGGCCCGGGAGGTCGCGGAGGCGTTGCGCTGA